In the Fibrobacter sp. UWB5 genome, one interval contains:
- a CDS encoding ParB N-terminal domain-containing protein: protein MEIREVEIGLLKPYENNPRNNEAAVDKVAASISEFGFKVPIIIDRENVIVAGHTRYLAAQKLELQKVPCIVADDLTPNQIKAFRLADNKVSEFSGWDFQKLNEELSFLGEAAFDLEQFGFLPNENVDFDSFLTDEENPQKKPKTITCPHCGKTFEK from the coding sequence ATGGAAATTCGGGAAGTCGAAATCGGGCTTTTGAAGCCATACGAGAATAACCCGCGCAACAACGAGGCGGCAGTTGACAAGGTGGCCGCGAGCATTTCCGAGTTCGGTTTCAAGGTTCCCATCATCATCGACAGGGAAAACGTAATCGTCGCGGGACACACACGCTATCTCGCCGCGCAGAAGCTGGAACTGCAAAAAGTCCCCTGCATCGTCGCTGACGACCTGACCCCGAATCAAATTAAGGCATTCCGCCTCGCTGACAACAAAGTCTCGGAATTTAGCGGCTGGGATTTCCAGAAGCTCAACGAGGAACTTTCGTTCCTCGGAGAAGCGGCCTTTGACCTGGAACAGTTCGGATTCCTGCCGAACGAGAACGTGGATTTCGACAGTTTCCTGACGGATGAAGAAAATCCACAGAAGAAACCCAAGACCATCACCTGCCCCCACTGCGGAAAAACCTTCGAGAAATAA